One region of Heterodontus francisci isolate sHetFra1 unplaced genomic scaffold, sHetFra1.hap1 HAP1_SCAFFOLD_61, whole genome shotgun sequence genomic DNA includes:
- the LOC137363460 gene encoding histone H2A type 2-B-like — translation MSGRGKAGGKARAKAKSRSSRAGLQFPVGRVHRLLRKGNYAERVGAGAPVYLAAVLEYLTAEILKLAGNAARDNKKTRIIPRHLQLAVRNNEELNMLLGGVTIAQGGVLPNIQAVLLPKKTSAQS, via the coding sequence atgtctggaagaggaaaggccggcggcaaagctcgggccaaggccaagtctcgctcctcccgggctggactgcagttcccggtgggccgtgttcacaggctcctgagaaagggcaactatgctgagcgtgtgggtgccggagccccggtctatctggctgctgtgctcgagtatctgaccgctgaaatcctcaaactcgccggtaacgcggcccgggacaacaagaagacccgcatcatccccagacacctgcagctggccgtccgcaacaacgaggagctcaacatgctgctgggaggggtgaccatcgctcagggcggggtgctgcctaatatccaggccgtgctgttgcccaagaaaaccagcgctcagagc